The Daucus carota subsp. sativus chromosome 7, DH1 v3.0, whole genome shotgun sequence genome window below encodes:
- the LOC108195453 gene encoding uncharacterized protein LOC108195453, with product MKHPSHTHPLILNEYYIAKEGDVCCGCNEEIVSCKSFVYSCSDMSYSPAFGAYDIIESITFVSCDKFFLHKSCAELPPHIQNSNNPKDFPKLRFQHFFDDLCDYFTLSLPPFRCSICSIPLLWNVKQFFYYSFDTHVRVCIKCAMFQVESSQDTELIRHAAHSQHLLALIQRPSSFKCNACTLEYNVRDASYKCTECPFWMHKTCADAPASLLLEFHNKHPLTLSYFLPQVYHKFIQYCSLCNKTFSRLDWLYCCPGCRLLVHFRCARSSRIFSCSEIEIYDSDLVHLPAADESSVDRLGEQFIKAVTSVNSTKTIISKTECVRHQAHKEHHLQLTTISDDNEIVLLCDCCVKPIRTDNDEFYACVPCNYFLHKVCAEFPCMIEHHLMGGTTLSVENFSALVFDLYECDACKCLFNCIFFTCHHETSVLLHFGCGIIPKSLKHEAHRHQLTLVFSMKNACKACGEVFLVKFKHGCVECDYYLCGRCIMKARTAKHPWDPHPLH from the exons ATGAAGCACCCCAGCCACACGCATCCACTCATCCTAAATGAGTATTACATTGCCAAGGAGGGCGATGTATGTTGTGGCTGCAACGAAGAAATAGTTTCGTGTAAATCATTTGTTTATAGTTGCAGCGACATGTCCTATAGCCCTGCTTTTGGCGCATATGATATTATAGAGTCAATTACATTCGTATCCTGTGATAAATTCTTTCTCCACAAGAGTTGTGCAGAATTACCCCCACACATCCAAAACTCAAACAACCCGAAAGACTTCCCTAAGCTCCGTTTCCAGCACTTCTTTGATGATTTATGTGACTATTTTACGCTTAGCCTCCCCCCTTTTCGTTGTAGCATATGTAGCATCCCATTACTATGGAATGTGAAACAATTCTTCTATTACAGTTTTGATACTCATGTACGTGTTTGCATCAAATGCGCAATGTTTCAAGTTGAGTCGTCACAAGACACCGAATTAATTAGGCATGCAGCTCACAGCCAACACCTATTAGCCTTAATCCAGCGTCCCTCCTCATTCAAATGTAATGCTTGTACCTTGGAGTATAATGTTAGGGACGCGTCTTATAAATGCACAGAGTGTCCGTTCTGGATGCACAAAACTTGCGCTGATGCTCCTGCCtctcttcttcttgaatttcaCAATAAACACCCTCTTACCCTCTCATATTTTCTTCcacaagtctatcacaaatttatTCAGTATTGCAGTCTCTGCAACAAAACTTTCAGTCGATTAGATTGGCTTTACTGCTGTCCTGGATGCAGATTACTTGTGCATTTTCGATGTGCTAGATCAAGTCGAATATTCAG CTGTAGtgaaattgaaatatatgaTTCCGACTTGGTGCACCTCCCAGCAGCCGACGAATCATCTGTAGATAGATTAGGGGAACAATTCATCAAGGCAGTGACTAGTGTAAACAGTACTAAAACCATCATCAGCAAAACAGAATGTGTTAGACATCAGGCTCATAAGGAACATCATCTACAATTAACTACTATTAGTGATGATAACGAAATAGTATTGCTATGTGATTGCTGTGTCAAGCCCATCCGAACTGATAACGATGAATTCTATGCTTGTGTTCCTTGTAATTACTTTCTGCATAAAGTCTGTGCTGAGTTTCCTTGCATGATTGAGCACCACCTTATGGGAGGTACTACACTTTCTGTAGAAAATTTCAGTGCATTAGTATTCGATTTATATGAGTGTGATGCTTGTAAATGTTTATTCAATTGTATATTCTTTACCTGTCATCATGAGACATCTGTCCTTCTTCATTTTGGATGCGGAATAATACCCAAAAGTTTGAAACATGAAGCTCACCGTCACCAACTGACTCTGGTTTTCTCAATGAAAAATGCTTGCAAAGCATGTGGAGAAGTATTTCTTGTTAAATTCAAGCACGGGTGTGTAGAATGCGATTATTATTTATGTGGACGATGTATAATGAAGGCAAGAACAGCAAAACACCCCTGGGATCCTCACCCCCTGCACTAG
- the LOC108193940 gene encoding uncharacterized protein LOC108193940 gives MATKKLCESFSKTLIDEAHKWGCMKQTGVSLRHMMKFGSRPTDRNLLSGAQFLHKKLPIRIARRAIELETLPYGLSQKPAVFKIILGSSSMARRKILGDMGYEFTIMTADIDEKAIRMDKPEDLVVTLAEAKADAIIARLKTMDQSVEDASSKEPTLLITADTVVVYEGTIREKPSDKKEARHFIKGYSGGQASVVGSVVVSNLTTGKRTRGWDRAEVYFHEIPDEVIDSMVEEEIMLKVAGGLTIEHPLTLPYIDTVVGTYDSVMGLSKSLTEKLIQEAL, from the exons ATGGCGACCAAGAAGCTCTGCGAATCCTTCTCCAAGACCCTAATCGACGAAGCCCACAAATGGGGGTGTATGAAACAGACCGGCGTGAGCCTGCGTCACATGATGAAGTTTGGGTCCAGGCCCACCGATCGGAACTTGTTGAGTGGGGCCCAGTTTCTTCACAAAAAGCTGCCCATTAGAATTGCAAGAAGGGCTATTGAGCTCGAGACTCTCCCTTATGGCCTTTCTCAGAAGCCTGCTGTGTTTAAG ATTATACTGGGCTCTTCTTCGATGGCTCGGAGGAAGATTCTTGGTGACATGGGTTATGAATTCACCATCATG actGCGGATATAGATGAGAAAGCTATTAGAATGGATAAGCCTGAGGATTTGGTTGTGACTTTAGCTGAGGCTAAG GCAGATGCTATCATAGCGAGGCTAAAGACTATGGATCAGTCCGTGGAGGATGCGAGCTCCAAAGAGCCCACATTGTTGATCACTGCAGACACA GTGGTGGTGTATGAAGGGACAATCAGAGAAAAACCATCAGACAAGAAAGAAGCTCGCCACTTTATAAAAG GATATTCTGGTGGTCAAGCCTCAGTAGTTGGATCTGTTGTAGTGAGCAACCTTACTACTGGGAAAAGAACGAGGGGATGGGACAGGGCCGAG GTCTATTTTCATGAAATACCTGATGAAGTTATTGATAGCATG GTCGAGGAGGAAATTATGCTCAAAGTTGCTGGTGGTTTGACAATTGAACATCCACTGACTCTACCCTATATTGACACAGTG GTAGGTACTTATGACAGTGTTATGGGACTCTCGAAATCTCTCACAGAAAAGCTCATTCAAGAAGCCCTCTAG